Within Chelatococcus sp. HY11, the genomic segment GTCCCATCGACCGTTCGGCGCAGGCTTCCCTGTTCATGCCCGCCGGCGCCTATGGCCCGGCCTTTCTGATCACGCGCAACTACTACGCGTTGAAGGCCTATAATTTCTCCGATCTCTACGTCCTTTATGTCGGCCATTTGGCGGATTTGATCGACGGAGGCCGGCCCTTCGCCACCCCGTGGCAGGGCATGAAACAGGCCTCGACCGCCGGTATCGCCGCCATCCAGCGGGAGCTCACCCGCCATGGCCACTATGCCGAGACCATCGACGGGCGCGCCGGCATGCGGACGCGGCTCGCCATCGGGCTCTATCAGGAAGCGCGCGGCCTTCCTGTGGACTGCTGGCCCGGCGAAGCTGTGCTGAACGCTTTGCAGGCGGCGCGTTGATCGGGGCCGATCTGCATTTCCTCACCCTGCGCGTCAGGGTGGCGGGTGTTATCACGCTGGGTGAAATCGTGAGTGAGGGAGAGCGTCATGGCTGACTGGAACGCCCGGCTGTATTTGAAGTTCGAGGACGAGCGCACGCGGCCTTCCGCCGATCTTCTGGCGCGGGTTTCGCCCGTCGCGGCACGGCGTGTGGTCGATCTCGGCTGTGGCCCGGGAAATTCGACGGAACTGCTCGCCGCGCGCTTTCCCGACGCAGAAGTGATCGGCGTGGACACATCGCCCGACATGCTGGAGAAGGCGCGCCAGCGCCTGCCACGCGCCACGTTCATCGAAGCCGACGTCGCGACCTGGGGGCCGGAGCAGCCGGTCGACGTGCTGTTCGCCAATGCGGTGTTGCAGTGGCTGCCCAATCATGACGCGCTTCTTCCGCATCTGATGTCATTGCTGGCGCCCGGAGGCATCCTGGCCGTGCAGATGCCCAACAATCTGACCGAGCCCTCGCATGCGCTCATGCGCGACGTGGCTCGTGAGGATCGCTGGCGGGAGAAGCTCGCCAAGGCCAGCGCGGCGCGCGCGCCCCTCGCGCCACCCGGCCATCTCTATGACCTGCTGAAGCCTCATGCACGCCGTGTCGACATCTGGCAGACGGCTTACCAGCATCCGCTGGATGGTCCGGCGGCGATCATCGAATGGCTGAAGGCAACGGGCCTGCGTCCGTTCCTCGCGCCGCTCGACGCCGGTGAGCAGGAGGCTTTTCTGGCCGACTATCTCGAGCGGCTGACCGAGGGATATCCGCCACGCGTCGACGGCAAGGTGCTGCTCGCCTTCCCACGCCTGTTCATCGTTGCCGAGAAGGCGCCATGACGACAACTGGCGACCTCTTCGGGCCGGCGATCTTCCCCGGGCGCCGGCTCAGTGGCCGGGTGACGGCGATGCTCGTGGCGGGGCAGAGCGGCGGCACCTATGACTTCGTGACTGCGGCGGTCCAGGATCTCACGGTCACCTATGAAGGCATTCCGGGCGATCGGCATTGCGGTCTCACCCGCCGCTCCGGCGCGCGGGAGCCGTGGTATCCGCGCGGCACCGAGATGCGCAACGATCGCCAGATCTCCCTTCTGGCGGTGGAGGAGCTCGCGGAGATCGCTGCCGGCCTCGCTATCCCCTCGGTCAAGCCCGAATGGATCGGCGGCAACATCGTCGTGGAAGGACTGCCCGCCTTTTCGATGATCCCGCCGCGAACGCGGCTGACGTTCGCCGGCGGCGTTGTCATCACGATCGAAGGCCAGAACGCCCCCTGCAAATACGCGGGCCAGATGATCGCCGAGGCCCATCCCGGGCGACCCACGATCGCCCTCGATTTCGTCAAGGTGGCGAAGCGCCTGCGCGGCCTCGTCGGCTCAGTCGAACGGCCCGGCGTGATCATGCCCGGGGAGGCGGTGGTCGCGCGCATCCCGGAGCATTGGGCCTATCCGGCGGGGTAAGGGGTGTCGGCATGGCAACAGCCGCGTTGCCATACTAGCCAGAAAGCGTAGGCTTTCTTGCGATTTTGCGCCCATAGACATCCACTTATTTTCAATTGGTTAGATGGGTTCAATCACTTGTCATCCATCGGCGTTCAGGGATATTTAATACGCTCAATCTAGGGGGGGCTGCCACTTGCAGGTAATGGGCGATGCTGAGAGCAAAGCGCGCGCCGCGCAGGTACGTCTCAAGGCGCGAAGCGAACCTTACCGGCGTTGCCTGGATGTAGGTTTGCTTCTTGATCATGCAATTATTGTGCTGATCGCGTGATTCGGCGGTCGATCCCACTCCGTTTTGACAGACTTGCGGAAAACGGCAGAACTGAGCCGTTACGTATGTCGGTTTTCACCCAGGACGATGCCGAGCACGAGGTGTTCGTGAAAGTGTCATCCGGAAAGGAGTGCAGCGTTGAAGGTCTGATGAACGAGATGCTTGGGGCGCTGCTTGCATCCGACCTCGGCTTACCGGTCAACGAGCCCTTCTTCGTCGAGCTTGATCCGGATTTTATCCAGTCGGTCGTGCGCCCCGAAATTCGTACGCGTCTCTCCGCGTCCTGTCCGCTTGCCTTCGCGTCAAAGGCTGCTGGGCAGCAATGGCGGCGTTGGATTGCCTCGGACAAGATCGTCGAGTCACAAGTCGAACTGGCGCTTGGCGTCATTGCGTTCGATGGCTTCATCGCCAACAATGATCGAGGGCCACGGAACTCCAATCTTCTCGTGCGAGACCTCGACTGGCGCGTCATTGACCACGAGACCGCCTTCGGATTTCGCACAAAGTTGTTTCCCCGATGCGAGCCTTGGAAACTCGGCAACCTTGCCCTTCTGTGCCGGTATGGCCAAGATAGTGAACACATTTTTGCCCGCTTGTTGGCAGGGCGAGACGACCTCGATTTCCCGGCTCTACGCGCCCGGTGGTCGGCCTTGTCAGATGCTCGTCTCGCCCAGTACGAGGCTACCTTGCCAGAGGAGTGGGAGGTGGTGCGCCCTAATTTGGCCGAGGCAATACGCCATCTTAAGCAGGTTCGGGACAATATCGACCTGTGCTTGGCCGAACTGAAACGGGTACTGACATGACGAGAGAGCCCTACACCTATATGATCCTAAGATACCGCCACGACCCACTCGCTGGCGAGCTGGTCAACGTCGGTGTCGTGGTTCATGCAGCGAGGAGCGGTTTTCTGGATGCCCTAGTTCGGCGTGCCTACGGCCGCATTTCCAAGCTGTTCCCGTCAGTAGATGGAACCACGCTACGTCATGACTTAGTTAACATTGAACGCGCGCTCCAACGGCTAGGTAAAGGTGATGTAGGCGACGATATTTTTGATATGCCGAATGCCTCGACCTTCGCCCACCGTGTTCTTGGCAAGGACGACAGCTCTCTGATCTGGAGCGAGATGGGCTCGGGTCTGACGCGCGACCCGGCCAAAACGCTGGAGGAGCTGCATGCGCGGTTCGTTACCCAGTACGACGAGCAGCCGGCAGTTCGTCGGTCGGATGCCGATATTTGGAGGCCGTTCCGCGATCTATTGCTGGAGCGCAAGATCGACGCCATCTTTCAGACCAAGAGGATCACGGGCGCACATGACGCAGTCGAGTTCGACTACGCATGGAAGAACGGAAAATGGCATTGCTTTCAACCGCTGTCCTTTGACCTGACGACTGCTGAGGGCATTCAAGAGAAGGCAGCGCGATGGGTCGGGCACATGGTTGGCCTGAAGGAGGCAGAGGGTCAGTTCCAACCTTACTTCATCGTAGGCGAGCCGTCGGATCCCGCCCTCATGGCCACCTATGATCGCGCGGTGGAATTCATCCGTGCAGCGCCCTTGCGGCCAAAAATCGTGTCAGAAAGTAACATCAGCGAGTTTGCCGACGAATTGGCTCACAAGGTTCTTGAACATAAGGGCTGACCGCCCAAACCCGAGTGGATAGGTTCTGGGCTGGCCCGCTGTCTTTCTGCTGCGATAAGGGACCTGCGCTAAGGGTGATCGACCAAAGCGTATTCGAGCTCCCTCACCCGTAGGAGTTAGAGCGCTGCGAAGTGCTTAGTGAAAGAGCTTCTTCGCACGATGCCCCTATTCCGCCGCGCGGGCATAGTTCGCCGGATCGTAATTGAGGATGGGGGAAAGCCAGCGCTCCACTGTGGCGATGTCCATGCCCTTGCGCACGGCATAGTCCTCGACCTGGTCGCGTTCCACCTTCGCCACGCCGAAATAATAGGACTCGGGGTGCGAGAGGTAGAGCCCCGACACCGATGATCCCGGCCACATGGCGTAGCTCTCCGTCAGTGACACACCGACGCGCTCGCTCGCCTTCAGCAGATCGAACAGGGTTGCCTTCTCGGTGTGGTCAGGCTGGGCCGGGTAGCCCGGCGCGGGGCGGATGCCCGCGTACTCCTCGCGCACAAGCGCCTCGTTGTCGAGGTTCTCGTCCGGCGCATAGCCCCAGAACTCCTGGCGCACGCGCTGGTGCATGCGTTCGGCGAAGGCCTCGGCGATGCGGTCGGCCAGCGCCTTCACGAGGATCGAGGCATAATCGTCGTTCTTCTCCGCGAATTTCTTGGAGATACGCTCTTCTTCCATCCCCGCCGTGACCACGAAGCCGCCGACATAATCGGCCTTGCCGGTGTCCTTGGGGGCGACGAAATCCGAGAGCGCCAGGTTGGGGCGCCCGTCGCGGCGGGTAAGTTGCTGGCGCAGGGTGAAGAACGTCGCCAACTCCTCGGTGCGGCTCTCACCGGTGTAGAGCCGGATATCGTCACCCACCGCGTTGGCCGGCCAGAAGCCGATGACGGCCTTGGGGTTGAACCAGCGCTCCTCGACGATGCGCTTCAGCATGGCCTGGGCATCGCTGTAGAGCTGGCGGGCGACCTCGCCCTGCGCCTCGTCCTCCAGGATCGCCGGGAAGCGGCCCTTCAGTTCCCAGGTCTGGAAGAACGGCGTCCAGTCGATGTAGCGGACGAGTTCCGCCACGTCATAGGTGCGGAAGACGCGCGTGCCGAGGAAGGTCGGCTTCGGCGGCTGATAACCGGCCCAGTCGAGCTTCAGCGCGTTGGCGCGGGCCTTGGCGATGGGCAGGCGCTGCTTGTCGGCCTCTGCGCGGGCATGGGCATTGGCAACCTTCGCGTATTCGGCGCGCAGCGTTTCGATATAGGTCGCGCGGTTGTCCTGCGACAGCAGCGAGGAGACGACGCCGACGGCGCGGCTTGCGTCATTGACATAGACGGCTTGCCCACGCGCGTAGTTCGGGTGGATCTTCACCGCCGTATGGACGCGGCTGGTCGTCGCCCCGCCGATGAGGAGCGGAATGTCGAAGCCCTCGCGCTCCATCTCGCCGGCGACATGGCACATCTCGTCGAGCGACGGCGTGATGAGGCCGGAGAGGCCGATGATGTCGACCTTCTCCTTGCGCGCCGTCTCGAGGATCTTCTGCGCCGGCACCATGACGCCGAGGTCGATGACCTCGTAGTTGTTGCAGGCGAGAACCACGCCGACGATGTTCTTGCCGATGTCGTGGACATCACCCTTGACGGTCGCCATCAGGATCTTGCCGGCCGCCGAGCGCACGCTGCCGCCGCCGTTCTCTTCCTTCTCCTTCTCCATAAAGGGCATGAGATAGGCGACCGCCTGCTTCATGACGCGCGCGGATTTCACCACCTGCGGCAGGAACATCTTGCCCGAGCCGAAGAGATCGCCGACCACGCTCATGCCGGCCATCAGCGGCCCCTCGATGACATGGAGCGGCCGCTCCGCCGTCTGGCGGGCCTCCTCGGTGTCCTCGTCGATATAATCGGTGATGCCGTTGACGAGCGCATGTTCGAGGCGCTTCTCGACGGTCCATGTCCGCCAGGTCAGGTCCGCCTCGCGGGCCTGCCGGCCCTTGCCCTTGAAGCTCTCGGCGAGGTCGAGCAACCGCTCGGTGGCGTCGGCGCGCCGGTTGAGGACCACGTCCTCGCAGGCCTCCTTGAGCGCCGGGTCGATCTCGTCATAGACCGCGAGCTGGCCGGCATTGACGATGCCCATGTCCATGCCGACCTGAATGGCATGGTAGAGAAACACCGCGTGCATCGCCTCGCGCACGGGCTCGTTGCCGCGGAACGAGAAGGAGAGGTTCGAGACGCCGCCCGAGATATGCACGTGAGGCAGGCTCTCGCGGATGCGCTTCGTGGCGTTGATGAAATCGACGCCGTAGTTGTTGTGTTCCTCGATGCCGGTGGCGACCGCGAAGACATTGGGATCGAAGATGATGTCCTCGGGCGGGAAGCCCACCTCCTCGGTGAGGATCTTGTAGGCCCTTGAGCAGATCTCGACCTTGCGGTCTTCCGTATCCGCTTGACCCGTCTCGTCGAACGCCATGACGACGACGGCCGCGCCGTAGTTGCGCACGATGCGCGCCTCGTGCAGGAACTTCTCCTCGCCTTCCTTCAGCGAGATCGAGTTCACGATGGGCTTGCCCTGAATGCACTTCAGGCCGGCCTCGATCACCGAGAACTTCGAGGAATCGACCATCACCGGCACGCGCGCGATATCCGGCTCGGCGGCGACGAGGTTGAGGAACTCCGTCATCGCCTTCTCGGAATCGAGCAGGCCCTCGTCCATGTTGATGTCGATGACCTGCGCGCCATTGGCGACCTGATCGCGCGCCACATCGAGTGCTGCCGCGTAGTCGCCGTTGGTGATGAGCTTGCGGAACTTGGCCGAGCCGGTGACGTTGGTGCGCTCGCCCACATTCACGAAGGGAATGTCGGATGTCAGCGTGAAGGGCTCGAGCCCGGAAAGCCTCATGTGGCGCGGCGGTTGGGCGATGGCGCGGGGCGCCTTGCCCTTCACCGCCTCCGCGACGGCCCTGATATGGGCGGGCGTCGAGCCGCAGCAGCCGCCGACAATATTGACGAAGCCCGACTGGGCGAATTCGCCGACGAGCTCCGCCATCGCCTCCGGGCTCTCGTCATAGAGGCCGAATTCATTGGGCAGGCCGGCGTTGGGATAGGCGCAGACGAGGGTGTCGGCGATCTGCGAGAGCTCGCGGATATGGGCACGCATCTCCTTGGCGCCGAGCGCGCAGTTGAGGCCGATGGAGATGGGGTCGGCGTGACGCAGGGCGTTCCAGAACGCCTCGACCGTCTGGCCCGAAAGCGTGCGGCCGGAGAGATCGGTGATGGTGCCGGAGATCATGATCGGCAGCGTCACGCCGGTTTCGGCGAAGACCTGCTGGGCGGCGACCACGGCCGCCTTGGCGTTGAGCGTGTCGAAGATCGTCTCGATCAGGATGATGTGCGAGCCGCCGGCGATGAGGCCGCGCACCTGCTCGGCATAAGCATCGCGCACCTGGTCGAAGGTGACGGCGCGGAAGCCGGGGTTATTGACATCGGGCGAGAGCGACAGCGTGCGGTTGGTCGGCCCGATGGCGCCAGCGACGAAGCGGCGGCGCCCGTCCTCCTGCTCGGCGATGGCGGCGGCCTCGCGGGCGATGCGGGCACCCTCGCGGTTCAGCTCGAAGACGATGGCTTCAAGGCCGTAGTCGGCCTGGGCGATCGACGTCCCGGAGAAGGTGTTGGTCTCGACGATGTCCGCGCCGGCGCGGAAATAGTCGAGGTGAACCTTTCTGACGGCATCCGGCTGCGTCAGGATGAGAAGGTCGTTGTTGCCCCGGACGTCGTGGCCGTGATCGCGAAAGCGCTCGCCGCGGAAGTCCTCCTCCGAGAACTTGCTGTTCTGCAGTTCCGTGCCCATGGCGCCGTCGAGCACCAGGATCCGCTCGGCCGCCGCCTGTTTCAAGGCGGCCCGCACTTCAGCACCATCGACGGGAGGGAAATCGGTCATTGCGTTAACTTTCGTCCGTGATTTCAAGCGCTAACGTGCAACCAGCGCGTGTACCCCTCCCCGGTGGGGAGAGGTCGGACGCGCAGCGTCCGGGTGAGGGAACATGGATTCCATGGAAAGCGTTGGACCCTCACCCTATCCCTCTCCCCACCGGGAAGAGGGAACGACATTTTCCTGACAGTCGCGCCTGACAAGACGCAAAAAAGAGGCCGAGGGAGGCCGCGTCCTCAAGCCGCCGCGACGGCCTTGGCCGGTGCGACGGTATCAGCTCTTAGCCCCAGGAGATGACAAACTGCATAGACCAAGTCAGCACGATTCATCGTGTAGAAGTGGAGATCGGTCACGCCGCGGTCAACGAGATCGATGACCTGTTCGGCGGCGACCGCCGCGGCGATGAGGCGTCGGGTTTCCACATCCTCGTCCAGGCCATCGAAGCGTGCGGCGAGCCAGGACGGCATGCTGGCGCCGGCGCGCTCGGCGAAATTCGCGGCCTGCTTGAAGTTCTGCACGGGCAGGATGCCCGGCACGATCGGGATGTCGATGCCAGCCGCCCGGACCTTGTCGATATAGCGCAGGTATAGGTCGTTATCGAAGAAGAACTGGGTGACGGCCCGGTCGGCGCCGGCATCGACCTTGCGCTTCAGAATATCGATATCGGCATCGATGGATGGGCTCTCGGGATGCTTTTCCGGATAGGCCGAGACCGTGACCTCGAAATCGCCGATGCGTTTCAGGCCGGCGACGAGATCATAGGACGACGCATAGCCGCCGGGATGCGCTTCATAGGCGGTGCCAATGCCGGCGACGGGATCACCGCGCAGGGCGACCACATGGCGGACGCCGGCCTCCCAATAGGCGCGCGCGACATCATCGACTTCCTCCCGCGTTGCCGAGACGCAGGTGAGGTGGGCGGCCGGCTTGAGGATCGTCTCATCGACGATGCGCTTGACGGTGGCGTGGGTGCGCTCACGCGTCGAGCCGCCTGCGCCATAGGTGACGGAGACGAAATTTGGCTTCAGCGGCGCCAGACGCTCGATGGACGCCCACAGGGTCTCTTCCATCGCGGGCGTCTTCGGCGGGAAGAACTCGAAGGAGACGCGCACGGGCCGGGAGCTGTGGCGGCTGGGGCGAAAAGAAGCGGGTGCCATCAGGCAACCTCCCGTTGAGTCGAACGCGGTTGAAAATCGGTGATGACACGGCGGTCGCGCGCCAGCCAGAGCGATACGGTGAGCTGTTCCGGATGGTCCCGCTCGGGCTTGAGATCGCGATGGGCGATGACGTCGAGGCCGGCTTCCTCAAGCCACCCGCCGATCTGGTCCGCGGCGAAGCCGAGCCGGCGGTGAGCGTGCTCCTCGCGCAGGAATTCCAGCGCATGCGGCGCGAAATCGACCACCAGCAGGCGCCCACCCGGCGCGAGCACGGCCGCGGCTTCGCGGAGCGCCCGGGCCGGATCGTCGAGATAATGGAGGACCTGATGTATGAGCACGAGATCGAAGGCATCGTGCTCGACAGGCAGGGCGTGGATGTCGCCCTGCTGGAGCTGGACCTTGGCGAGGCCGGCCCGTTCCAGATTGGCGCGCGCGACAGAGAGCATGGCGTGGCTGGCATCGACGCCGACCACACGCGAGGCCAGAGGCGCCAGCAACTGCAGCATGCGCCCGGTGCCGGTGCCGAGATCGAGGAAGGCCTGCACGGGCTTTGCCCCGACGACCTCGATGATCGCGGCCTCCACGGCCTCCTCGGGCACATGCAACGAGCGCACCTTGTCCCAATTGTCCGCAAGACGGGAGAAATGCGCCTGCGCCGCTTCCGCGCGTGCTTGCCGCGCGGCCTTCAAGCGGGCGCGGTCTCCCGCCAGGCGTTGGTCCGCACTGTCGAGATGGGCGACGAGGTCGCGAATGGCGGTGGCGGCGGGATGATGGTCCGCCATCCGGAAAAAGGCCCAGGCGCCTTCGCGATGGCGCTCGACGATGCCGGCCTCCGCGAGAAGTTTGAGATGGCGCGAGATGCGCGGTTGGGACTGCCCGAGGATGTCGGTCATGTCCGAGACGGTCAGCTCGCCCTCGCTGAGCAGCGCGAGCATGCGCATGCGCGTTTCTTCGGCCGCGGCTTTCATCGCGGTGAGCAGAACGGGAAAGGGAAGGGCAGGTCTATCCATCATCACGCCATCTCAACACATAAAGATATGTTTATGTGAAATTTTGCGGCGATGCAAGGTCGATGTCAGAGACGTTTCGGGGCTGGTGAGGTGGGGCGCACATTGACCCCCACCCCTTACCCCTCCCAGCAAGGGGGAGGGGACTGGTTGGCGTTTCTACCTTGCTTCCCAATAGCTTCCCAGTCGCATTTTTGAAGTGGCCTTGGAGATAATTCACACCGCTGCCGCGCCCCTCACGCTTGCTGGGAGGGGTAAGGGGTGGGGGTTACCCGCGATAACGCCTCAAGTTTCGATCGTCACCATGGGGGTCGCGGCATCGGCGATCTTGACGCTGGTCTGGCCGCCGCAATGAATGGCGATGAGCGTCGTGAAATCGGCGACGGCCTGGTTGATGTCGCCCTGACCGTTGGCCTGGATGGTGGCGATGACCCTTGTGGAGCGGGGTGAAATGCCGGTGCGCGCGTCCTGGCGCCAGTTCCAGCGGCGGCAGAGCACATGGCGGGCGTCGGCATAGACCACCTCGCCCGCCTTGGGCGGGTCGTTTTCCTCTCCGGGCTCGGAGGCGCCCATGTCGATGAAGCTGTCGCCCTCGCGCGCGAATCGGAAAGCAAGTGGCGGCTCGATCTTGTCGAGGTCATCCGCGCCGCAGCACATCACATGGGTGAGAGACACGGCGTTGTAGAGATCGACGAAGCTGTTCACGACCGGCAGCCGCTCGCCCGCGAGGACGCGCTTCACCAGGCGCTCGACCGAGGAGCGATAGCTGGTGCGCTTGATCCCAAAGCCTTTGTAGGCGGAGCGCCACGCGGCGATGCCGGGAATATCGGACAGTTCGCGGCCGCCCCAGTGTTCCCGACAGGCGGCCTCGCGCTCGGCGATCAAGGCATCGAGCGAGGGCGGGCGGGCTCCCTGGATCTGGAGGCCCTCGATCACGACCGCCGCGACGCGAGCCTCCGGAAACTGCGGAGAAATTTCGGCAATGGATAGCTGCATGGTCCCCGTCCCGTTCGAAGCGGGCACAGATTGCCCCCTTCGCGCGGAACAAGCCATGCCGCCACCGCAAGGGCGAGTTGCGGCGGTGTTACTTGTCGCGCTGTCGCGTTGGAGTGATCAGCGAAACGGCGGCTCGTCGAAGCTGCGCAGTTTACGCGAATGGAGCCCGTGGGTCTCTTGGCGCAACAGGTCCAAAGCCTTGAGGCCAATGCGCAGATGCTCGCCCACTGCCCGTTCATAGAAGGCATTGGCGGCGCCGGGAAGCTTGATCTCGCCGTGCAGCGGCTTGTCCGAGACGCATAGCAGCGTCCCGTAGGGCACGCGCAGGCGATAGCCCTGGGCGGCGATCGTGCCGCTTTCCATGTCGACGGCGATAGCCCGCGACAGATTGATGCGCCGACGCTCCTGGCTCCAGCGCAGCTCCCAGTTCCTGTCACCATTGGTGAGGACGGTGCCCGTACGCAGGCGCTGTTTCAGGGCGTCGCCGCGATCGCCGGTGATGATCGCGGCCGCTTCCTGAAGCGCAACCTGGATCTCGGCAAGGGCAGGAACCGGAATATCGGTCGGCAACAGCCGATCGAGGATGCCATCCTGCCGGAGATAGCCGTGGGCGAGCACATAGTCGCCGATGGTCTGCGATTGGCGCAGGCCGCCACAATGACCGATCATCAGCCAGCATTGCGGGCGCAGCACCGCGAGATGGTCCGTGATGTTCTTGGCATTGGCCGGGCCGACGCCGATGTTCACGAGCGTCGTGCCCCGGCCATCCGCGGCGATGAGATGGTAGGCAGGCATCTGGAAGCGGTGCCAGGCGACGGCGGTCATCCGGGCGATGGCTTCGGCCTCCGAGAGGTCGCGCTCGATCACGACATTGCCCGGCAGAACGAGGCGTTCGGCGCGGCCGTCGGCGAGTTCCACAAGACCGAGCCGCATAAACTGGTCGACATAGCGGTGGTAGTTGGTCAGGAGAATCCACGGCTGGATGTGGCGCCAGTCACTGCCGGTATAGTGCACAAGCCGGCGCAGCGAGAAATCGACGCGGGCCGCGTCGAACAGCGCGAGCGGCTTGACCCCGGTCGCGTCATCTTCCCACAGGCCATCGGCGATCTCGTCACCCACCGAGGCCAGCAGGGGCGGCGGGAAATAACGGGCGAGTTCGGCTGCCGTCACGCCCGTTCCCGCCAGCTCGTCACCCCGCTCGACAACATAAGGATAGGGAATGTCCTGATGGCTCAGGCCGACGGTGGCGGTGGCCCCGTATTCGCCCATCAGGTGGCGAAGCTGCTCGACCAGGTAGCCACGGAAATGACGTGGCTGGGTGATGGTGGTGGCGTAGACGCCCGGAGCCTGGAATTTCGCATAGGCGCGCGGTGTCACCGGCATCAGGCCGGGCGGTTCGTAGGTGACGCGAATTTCGGGATAACGATAGGAGGCGCGCTCGGTCGCCGTCGGGATGGTCTGATTGTCGAGATAGGCCTCGAGCGCCCGACGCAGCCCGTTGGCGGAGCCGGTATGCAGCTCCGTCAGGCGATCAACTGCTTCCTCGGGGGTTTTGACAGCAACGAAGCCGTTGGTTCGGCTGGGCACGCAGAGTTTCCTTCCTCGCAGACGACCGCTCGCGATGAATCTAGCGCGAAACGGAGCACATCGTCAGGTGAAACCGGCCCATCCCGGTGCGCATTGTCCGCGAATGGTTGCCATTTTGGGAAGACAGTTGCGTGGCGACGTTCCATTTTTCCTGTGTGATTTTTGCC encodes:
- the tam gene encoding trans-aconitate 2-methyltransferase, which translates into the protein MADWNARLYLKFEDERTRPSADLLARVSPVAARRVVDLGCGPGNSTELLAARFPDAEVIGVDTSPDMLEKARQRLPRATFIEADVATWGPEQPVDVLFANAVLQWLPNHDALLPHLMSLLAPGGILAVQMPNNLTEPSHALMRDVAREDRWREKLAKASAARAPLAPPGHLYDLLKPHARRVDIWQTAYQHPLDGPAAIIEWLKATGLRPFLAPLDAGEQEAFLADYLERLTEGYPPRVDGKVLLAFPRLFIVAEKAP
- a CDS encoding MOSC domain-containing protein, with amino-acid sequence MTTTGDLFGPAIFPGRRLSGRVTAMLVAGQSGGTYDFVTAAVQDLTVTYEGIPGDRHCGLTRRSGAREPWYPRGTEMRNDRQISLLAVEELAEIAAGLAIPSVKPEWIGGNIVVEGLPAFSMIPPRTRLTFAGGVVITIEGQNAPCKYAGQMIAEAHPGRPTIALDFVKVAKRLRGLVGSVERPGVIMPGEAVVARIPEHWAYPAG
- a CDS encoding HipA family kinase produces the protein MSVFTQDDAEHEVFVKVSSGKECSVEGLMNEMLGALLASDLGLPVNEPFFVELDPDFIQSVVRPEIRTRLSASCPLAFASKAAGQQWRRWIASDKIVESQVELALGVIAFDGFIANNDRGPRNSNLLVRDLDWRVIDHETAFGFRTKLFPRCEPWKLGNLALLCRYGQDSEHIFARLLAGRDDLDFPALRARWSALSDARLAQYEATLPEEWEVVRPNLAEAIRHLKQVRDNIDLCLAELKRVLT
- a CDS encoding DUF3037 domain-containing protein; amino-acid sequence: MTREPYTYMILRYRHDPLAGELVNVGVVVHAARSGFLDALVRRAYGRISKLFPSVDGTTLRHDLVNIERALQRLGKGDVGDDIFDMPNASTFAHRVLGKDDSSLIWSEMGSGLTRDPAKTLEELHARFVTQYDEQPAVRRSDADIWRPFRDLLLERKIDAIFQTKRITGAHDAVEFDYAWKNGKWHCFQPLSFDLTTAEGIQEKAARWVGHMVGLKEAEGQFQPYFIVGEPSDPALMATYDRAVEFIRAAPLRPKIVSESNISEFADELAHKVLEHKG
- the metH gene encoding methionine synthase, coding for MTDFPPVDGAEVRAALKQAAAERILVLDGAMGTELQNSKFSEEDFRGERFRDHGHDVRGNNDLLILTQPDAVRKVHLDYFRAGADIVETNTFSGTSIAQADYGLEAIVFELNREGARIAREAAAIAEQEDGRRRFVAGAIGPTNRTLSLSPDVNNPGFRAVTFDQVRDAYAEQVRGLIAGGSHIILIETIFDTLNAKAAVVAAQQVFAETGVTLPIMISGTITDLSGRTLSGQTVEAFWNALRHADPISIGLNCALGAKEMRAHIRELSQIADTLVCAYPNAGLPNEFGLYDESPEAMAELVGEFAQSGFVNIVGGCCGSTPAHIRAVAEAVKGKAPRAIAQPPRHMRLSGLEPFTLTSDIPFVNVGERTNVTGSAKFRKLITNGDYAAALDVARDQVANGAQVIDINMDEGLLDSEKAMTEFLNLVAAEPDIARVPVMVDSSKFSVIEAGLKCIQGKPIVNSISLKEGEEKFLHEARIVRNYGAAVVVMAFDETGQADTEDRKVEICSRAYKILTEEVGFPPEDIIFDPNVFAVATGIEEHNNYGVDFINATKRIRESLPHVHISGGVSNLSFSFRGNEPVREAMHAVFLYHAIQVGMDMGIVNAGQLAVYDEIDPALKEACEDVVLNRRADATERLLDLAESFKGKGRQAREADLTWRTWTVEKRLEHALVNGITDYIDEDTEEARQTAERPLHVIEGPLMAGMSVVGDLFGSGKMFLPQVVKSARVMKQAVAYLMPFMEKEKEENGGGSVRSAAGKILMATVKGDVHDIGKNIVGVVLACNNYEVIDLGVMVPAQKILETARKEKVDIIGLSGLITPSLDEMCHVAGEMEREGFDIPLLIGGATTSRVHTAVKIHPNYARGQAVYVNDASRAVGVVSSLLSQDNRATYIETLRAEYAKVANAHARAEADKQRLPIAKARANALKLDWAGYQPPKPTFLGTRVFRTYDVAELVRYIDWTPFFQTWELKGRFPAILEDEAQGEVARQLYSDAQAMLKRIVEERWFNPKAVIGFWPANAVGDDIRLYTGESRTEELATFFTLRQQLTRRDGRPNLALSDFVAPKDTGKADYVGGFVVTAGMEEERISKKFAEKNDDYASILVKALADRIAEAFAERMHQRVRQEFWGYAPDENLDNEALVREEYAGIRPAPGYPAQPDHTEKATLFDLLKASERVGVSLTESYAMWPGSSVSGLYLSHPESYYFGVAKVERDQVEDYAVRKGMDIATVERWLSPILNYDPANYARAAE
- the metF gene encoding methylenetetrahydrofolate reductase [NAD(P)H]; protein product: MAPASFRPSRHSSRPVRVSFEFFPPKTPAMEETLWASIERLAPLKPNFVSVTYGAGGSTRERTHATVKRIVDETILKPAAHLTCVSATREEVDDVARAYWEAGVRHVVALRGDPVAGIGTAYEAHPGGYASSYDLVAGLKRIGDFEVTVSAYPEKHPESPSIDADIDILKRKVDAGADRAVTQFFFDNDLYLRYIDKVRAAGIDIPIVPGILPVQNFKQAANFAERAGASMPSWLAARFDGLDEDVETRRLIAAAVAAEQVIDLVDRGVTDLHFYTMNRADLVYAVCHLLGLRADTVAPAKAVAAA
- a CDS encoding metalloregulator ArsR/SmtB family transcription factor, yielding MDRPALPFPVLLTAMKAAAEETRMRMLALLSEGELTVSDMTDILGQSQPRISRHLKLLAEAGIVERHREGAWAFFRMADHHPAATAIRDLVAHLDSADQRLAGDRARLKAARQARAEAAQAHFSRLADNWDKVRSLHVPEEAVEAAIIEVVGAKPVQAFLDLGTGTGRMLQLLAPLASRVVGVDASHAMLSVARANLERAGLAKVQLQQGDIHALPVEHDAFDLVLIHQVLHYLDDPARALREAAAVLAPGGRLLVVDFAPHALEFLREEHAHRRLGFAADQIGGWLEEAGLDVIAHRDLKPERDHPEQLTVSLWLARDRRVITDFQPRSTQREVA